The Buchnera aphidicola (Chaitophorus populicola) nucleotide sequence ACACACGTGCTACAATGGCGAATACAAAGAGAAGCAAATCTGCGAAGACAAGCCAACCTCATAAAGTTCGTCGTAGTTCGGATTGGAGTCTGCAACTCGACTCCATGAAGTCGGAATCGCTAGTAATCGTGGATCAGAATGCCACGGTGAATACGTTCCCGGGCCTTGTACACACCGCCCGTCACACCATGGGAGTGGGTTGCAAAAGAAGTAAGTATCTTAACCTGAAAAGGAGAGCGCTTACCACTTTGTGATTCATGACTGGGGTGAAGTCGTAACAAGGTAACCGTAGGGGAACCTGCGGTTGGATCACCTCCTTAAAAGTCACTTTAAAATTTTAAAGTGCCCACACAAATTTTCTGATATTATTATTAAAGGCTTGTAGCTCAGTTGGTTAGAGCACACCCCTGATAAGGGTGAGGTCGGTGGTTCAAGTCCACTCAGGCCTATTAAAACACCTTTATCTTAAATTTTAAAAAAATAATTAATATTTTTAAAATTTTTTTAAAAGGGGCTATAGCTCAGCAGGGAGAGCGCCTGCTTTGCACGCAGGAGGTCAGCGGTTCGATCCCGCTTAGCTCCATTTCTAAAACTCATCTTTTATTTTTCTTAAATTACAAAAATATTCTATTTCTTTATCTGATTTATACCAATAATTAATAATTTCTTGTAAATTTTTTTCTTTAATTCTAAAAAAAATATTCATTTTTTTTTCAAAAATTAAAGAATTATAATTTTTTTGTTTTTTGTAATTTTTATTCATAAACATTAAATATTCTTGAATAAAAATATCTTTTTTAAAAAATTTATGAGAAAAATTTAAATTAGATAATGTATATTGATGTGAGTTAAAAAAAATTGTATTTTTTGGTAATTGCATAATTTTTTGAAGTGAATAATATAATTTTATTGAGTTTCCACCGTTTAAAGTATTTCCACATCCTCCAGAGAATAAAATATCTCCACAAAAAAGATATGGATAACAAAAATAAGAAATATCGTTTTCACTATGTCCTGGTGTAGGAAAAATAAAAAATATATTATTTAAAATATTTATTTTTTGTACGTTGCATATAATTATTTGATTTTTTTTTGATATATTTTTAATTTTTTTTGGTGTAATTATTAATATTTTTGGATAATATTGAATAATTTTATATAAACCTTGTATATGATCATTATGTAAATGCGTAATAAAAACTACTATAGGCGTTAATTTATATTGATTTAATTTATTTATAATAGGATTTGATAATCCTGGATCTATTATAATACATTTATTTTTTTTATATAATATCCAGACTATATTATTTTCTAAAATTTTAATTTCTTTAATTTTAATCATTTTAATACCGTATTATTTATTATATATATAACCAAAATCTATTCTTTTAGGATTTTTTGCAGATTTTTTAGCTTCTATATCACATTTTTCATTATCTTTTTGTCCAGAATGACTTTTAATCCAAAACCATTTTATTTGTATATGATATTTTACAAGTTTATATAATTTTTTCCATAAATCAATATTTTTTACTTTTTTTTTATTTTTTGTAAGCCAATTATTTTTTTTCCAATTTTGAATCCATTTCGTAATTCCATTTTTAACATATTGGCTATCAGTATTAATTTTTATATATGAAGCTATTTTTATTTTTTTTAAACCAATAATTACACTCATTAATTCCATTCGATTATTAGTAGTTAATATAAAGCCTGTACTAATTTTTTTAATAATATTTTGATATTTTATAATTGTACAAAATCCTCCTGGACCAGGATTACCTAAACATGAACCATCTGTAAATACTGTAATAAATTTTTTCATTTTTAAATTTCACTTTTATTTTTATTAAAATGTATAAAGTTATTGATATGAATATATATAATCGTAAAGTTGTTTTAGATACTGAAACTACCGGAATAAATTCTACTGGATCAGTATATTTAAATCATCGAATTATTGAAATTGGTGCTGTTGAAATTATTAATCGTCGTATTACAAAAAATTTCTTTCATGTTTATCTTAAACCGAATCGATTAATAGATAAAGAAGCATATAAAATTCATGGTATATCCGATAAATTTTTATTAGATAAACCTAATTTTTCTGAAGTATATAAAAAATTTATAAAATATATAAAAAATTCACAATTAATTATTCATAATTCTAAATTTGATTTAAGTTTTTTAAATTATGAATTAAGTCTATTAAAAAAAAATATTCCAGAAATTTTAAATTATTGTACTGTTTTAGATACTTTAAAATTATCTAGAAAAATTTTTCCTGGAAAAAAAAATAGTTTAGAAGCTTTATGTAAGCGTTATAAAGTAAATTATCATAGAAAATTACATAGCGCTATTTTAGATGCAAAATTATTAGCTAAAGTGTATTTATTAATGACTTCTCATCAACAATCATTTTTTTCTATTCATAGTTCTAGTAAATTAATGTCTGATGTTAATTCAAATTGTTTTTTAAATAAAAAGAATATTATAAAATATGCTAGCGCAAAAGAAAATACTAGACATGTAAAATATTTAAAACATATGAAAAATAATGGAAATTGTTTATGGATGAAGAATTCAAATAAATAAAATATTGTTTTTTTATAAAATTATAGTATAATTATAAAATAAAATTATTTATATTTTAATTGGTGCGGTAGTTCAGTTGGTTAGAATATCGGCCTGTCACGCCGGGGGTCACGGGTTCAAGTCCCGTCCGCACCGAAATCTTTAAAAAATTTATTAAAAATATTTTTATTTAATTCATATATAAAATATTATAAATATTTTAATTATGATTTTAAATAATTTTTATATGTATAATATATAAATTTTTTTATATAAAAAATTTATTTTTATAAGATTTATTTAATATTTTTATAAAAAAAATATATTATAACTTCAAATATATTACATATTTATTCAAAAATTTTAATGTATAAAATTAAAAAAATTAAAAAAAAATTTTTGAATAATTTATGGAAAATTTTTTAAGAATTTTAATTTTATCTAGAGAAATATGTATTCGACATGTATATTATTGACATTTTAAGTTATTATATGTTATATAGGCAATTTATATTAATTAAAACCATAAAAATAATACAAAAAAATATTTTAATAGTAGATAATTTAGTTAATTCTAATAAAATAGTAAAAAATAATTCGTAATTTATTATTTAAAAAATTATTTTATTACTATTTTTATAAAGCTAAAATAGGTATTCTTGTCATAGATAATTATGTAATAAATATTGATTAAAATACTTAGATTGCATAACCATGAGATATTTTTTTTCTTATAAAAATCTAATTGTCAAAAATTAATAATTAAAATTATTTTTTTTTAAAATTTTATATTTTGTCATATTAATTTTTATAAAAGGTAAATTACATGAATGTTAAAAAAAATAAAAAAAACAAAAATATTTCTAATAAAAATAGTACTTGTTTAGAAATCAAAAACACATTGTTACTTTTAACAAAAAAATACAAAAAATTAAAAAATAAATTATTAAATATACAACAAAATAATCAAATACTTTTTAATAAATGTAATACGCAAATATATAAAAAAATAGATTTAGTTCATAAATTTTCTTTAGAAAAAATTATTATTTCTATATTACCTATACTAGATAGTTTAGAAATAGCATGTCAATCCATTAAAAATTTTCCTGAATATAATAAAATTTATCAAAAATTATTAAAAAATAATATTTTTTTTATAAATATATTATTAAAAAATAATATTAAAATTATTGATACGACAAATATTCCTTTTGATCCTGCTATTCATCAAGCAATGTTTTTGAAATCTACGAAATCTGTTCAAAAAAATTATGTAGTAGAAGTTATGCAAAAAGGTTATTTACTACACAATCGTTTATTAAGGCCAGCTATGGTATCTGTATCTTCAGATTAAAAATTAATAAATGAAATTTTATTATTAAAAAATAATATGTATTTTATTTCTTAAATATTTAAATATTTAAATATTTAATTTTAATAAATATATAATATTTTAAAATATATTATTTAACTCAATATTTGCAAATTTAATAAAAATTATTATTATAATGATAAAAAAAAAAAAACAATTAAATATATTATTTAATAAAAAAGCAAAATTCAATTTTTTTATTAAAAAAAAATTTATTTCTGGTATTGTTTTATATGGATGGGAAGTAAAGTCTATTCGTCAAGGTAAAATTGATATTAGTCATAGTTATGTAGCCTTACGTTCTAATGAAATTTATTTATTAAATTGTGAAATTCAACCTTTAAAAACATCTACTATAATTAAGAATAATTTTTTAATTCAAAAAAATAGAAATATAAAATTATTGCTTTTAAGAAAAGAAATTAATTTTATTGCTTCTCAAGTAAATAAATATAAATATACTATTATTCCTATTTCTTTATTTTGGAAAAAATCTTTTTGTAAGCTCGAAATTGGTTTAGCTATCGGAAAGAATTTATATGATAAAAGACAATCTAAGAAAAATAAATTTTTAAAAAGAGAGTTGTCAAAAAATTTTAAACGTTTTCAATGTTAATATTTAGATATATGATATTATAACATGTGTATAAAAATGAAAATATGAATGAACATTGGATGAAACTTGCTTTATTTTTAGCTAAAATTTCTTTTAATCAAGGAGAAGTTCCTGTTGGATCAGTATTAGTTCATTTAAATAAAGTAATTAGTATAGGATGGAATAATTCTATTACAAATAATGATCCTACAGCGCATGCAGAAATTATTGCATTAAGAAATGGAGGAAAATATTTGAAAAACTACAGGTTATTAAATACTAAATTATACGTAACATTAGAACCTTGTATTATGTGTTTAGGAGCAATTTTAAATAGTCGAATTAATACATTAATTATAGGAGCTAGTAGAAAAAATAATTTTAAAAATATTCTTTATGATACAAATTTTATTTATAGTTCCAATAGCTTTAAAATTAAAATCATAAAAAATATTTTAAAAGATGAATGCTCTAATTTAATGAAAAAATTTTTTATAAATAAAAGATAAGAAAATTATTATGATTCCAAAATTACAATAGCTTGCGCATATTTTTTTTCATCTGTAAAGCTAATATGTGATTTTTGAATTCTTAATTTTTTTTTGTAATATAAAGCATTTTTAAGATAATTTATTTTTAATTGTTTTTTTTTATTATAATAAATTTCAATATTTTTAAATGATATTCCATTTTTCATTCCTGTTCCCATAGCTTTACATGTTGCTTCTTTAATAACAAAACTTCTTATTATAAATTTTATTTTTCTATTGCTTTTTTTATAAAAAAAGTGTTCTTTATTTGATAAAATTTTATTTAAAAAATTTTTTTTATATGTTTGTAATATCTTTTTAATTCTTTTTATCCTTAATATATCTATTCCAATTCCTATAATTTTCATTTTATTTTTTTTACATGTAATGTTTATTTTTATTAAAATTATTTATATTTTTTTATATTAAATCTTTTTTAATATTTCTAATCCATATAAAAAGATGTACTTTTGTATTTAAAATTTTTTCTATTTTTTGTTTAGATATCACACTACATAATTTTATTTTTTTTCCATTTTTTCCAATAAAAATTTTTTTTTGTCTTAAATATAAAACATAAATTTCAGCATGAATAATTATTTCTTTTTTTACATTTTTTTTAATTGATTTAATTTTTATTTTACATGAATAAGGTAATTCATCTCCAAAATATCTCATTATTGTTTCTCTGATTACTTCATGTATTTGAAATTTTAAGGAATAATTATTATTTTGATTTTTCTTAAAAATATGTTTATTAATAGGAATATATTTTTTAATAATTTTTTCTAAAATTTTTATATTATCTCCGGTTTTAGATGAAACCGGTATAATTTTTGTTTGAGAAAATTTTTCATTTAAATATTTAATAAATGGTAATATGATACTTTTTTTTTTAATTTTATCTATTTTGTTTATAACAATTAAATTTGGAATATTTTTTTTATTAAAAAAATTTAATAAATAACTATTATTAATATCCCAAATTATTTTATCAATTACTAAAATAACTAATTTTAAATTGTTTATGTTTATATTTTGTAACTTTAAATTTTTGTAAATGTTTATATTTTTTTTGTTTTCAAATCCTGGAGTATCAATGTATATAAATTGATAGTTTTTAATTGTTTTAATTCCTAAGATATTTTCTCTAGTAGTATTTTTTTTTTTAGAGGTTATAGAAATTTTTTTTCCAATTAATTTATTCATTAAACTAGACTTTCCAGAGTTTTGATTTCCTATAATTATTATTTTTCCGCAGTATTGATTTTTTATTTTTTTCACTCGATTCCTAATTTTATTAAAGCATATTGAGCAGAATTTTGTTCTGCTTTTCTTCTGCTAGATCCTATTCCAATTAAATTTTCAGAAATATTTAAAATTTTACATTGTACTGTAAATAATTGATTATGTGCTTCTCCATATACTTGCACAACAGTATAAGTAGGTAATGGTAAATGCTTAGATTGTAAATATTCTTGAAGTCTAGTTTTAGAATCTTTTTGAGCAGCTCCAGGACTAATTTTTTCTAATCTTTTTTTATACCATTTTAAAATTAATTTTTCTATAGTTTTGATATTACTATCTAAAAATACACTTCCAATAATTGCTTCGACAGTATTTGCTAATATAGATTCTCGCCTAAAACCTCCACTTTTAAGTTCTCCTTGCCCAAGTTTTAAATATTCTCCTAATTCAAATTCATGTGCAATTTTTGCTAATGTATGCCCTCTAACTAATGTTGCTCGCATACGACTCATATCTCCTTCATTTACATCAGGAAAAAACTTGTATAAAGCTGTTGCAATTACAAAACTTAGAATAGAATCTCCTAAAAATTCTAATCTTTCATTGTGATTGATTCCAGAACTTCTATGAGTTAATGCTTGTTTTAAAAGTTCTTTTTTAGTATATACATATCCTATTATTTTTTGTACTTTTTTTGTTTCAGAGTAATCCATGATATACCAATATTTTTAAATTAAAATGTAATAATTAAAGATGTAAATTTTATTTTTTTTAAAATTGTAAATTTTATTTAATCATTTGTCCAATTCTATAAAATCTTATTCCAGTTGGCCATTCATTTTCATTTTGTTCTAAACTAAACCATATCATACTTACTTTACCTATAATATTTTCTTCAGGCACTAATCCCCAATATCGACTATCAGAACTATTATCTCTATTATCTCCCATAACAAAGTAATAACCATCTGGAATATTCCAAGTTCCTAATTTATTTAATTTTTGTTTATAATAAAATTTTTCTTGATCTATACGATTTTTTGATATAAGAATATTATAGTGATTATCGTTATTTATTTCTTCTACAACTATATTATTTTTTAAATCTAAAATATTTTTATCTTGAAAAGTATTTTTTATAAATTTTTTATATGTTACTAAATTCATAAAATATAAATATTTATTATATTTATGATAAATAGATAGTTGTTTAGTAAAAGGATTATATTGTACTTTATCTCCAGGTATTCCAATAATTCTTTTTACAAAATTTAAATTTGTATTATAAGGATATTTAAATATTACAATATCACCTCTAAGAGGATGCGCTATATTAAAGAGTATTTTTTGATTAAATGGATTAATTATATTATAAGCAAATTTTTTTACTAAAATATAATCTCCTACAAATAAAGAAGGTAACATAGATGTAGAAGGAATTTGAAATGGTTCAAATATAAAAAATCTGAAAATAAATGTAAAAATTAAAATTGGAAAAATATTACTTATAGAATCTTCTTGCGAATTTTTATAATCATTATATTCTTTTTTTGTAAGATGATATCTATAATATAAATTTTTAATTACTTTTGATGTCCACACTAGACCTATGAAAATTATAAATAGTGTAAAAAATGTAGAAAATATATTATACATTAAGTTGTCCCTTATTAAGAATTTTTATTTATATTTAAAACAGAAAAAAATGCTTCTTTTGGTAAATTAATATTTCCAATTTTTTTCATTTTTTTTTTTCCTAATTTTTGTTTATTTAATAATTTTTTTTTTCTTGAAATATCTCCTCCATAACATTTAGATAAAACATTTTTTCTTAATTGTTTTATAGTAGCACGTGCTATAATTTTATTTTTAACTGAAGCTTGTATTAAGATATCAAATTGTTGTCGAGGAATAATATTTTTCATTTTTTCAATAATTTCTTTTCCTTTACGTAAACATTTTTTTTCATGTGTAATTATAGATAACGCATCAACTTTTTGATTATTAATTAATATATTTAAACATACTAAATTAGATTTTTTAAATTTTTTAAATTTATATTCTAAAGAGGCATATCCGCTAGAAACAGATTTAATTTGATCAAAAAAATTTAAAACTATTTCTGACATTGGAATATCATAAGTTAAAGATATTTGATGTGTATGATATACCATTTTTTTTTGAATTCCTCTTTTTTCTATACATAAAGAAATTATATTTCCAATATATTTTGAAGGCAATAAAATAATGCATTCTGCAATAGGTTCTCGTATTTCTTTATATGTTCCTTTTTGAGGAAAATTAATTGGAGAATTTATATGTAAAACTTGATTATCTTTAACCATTTTTACTTCATAAATTACTGTTGGAGGAGTAGAAATTAAATTAAGATTATATTCTCTTTCTAATCTTTCTTGAATAATTTCCATATGTAAAATACCAAGAAAACCACATTTAAAACCAAACCCTAAAGCTGATGAATTTTCTGGTTCATAAAATAATGATGCATCATTTAAACTAAGCTTACCCAACGCATCTCTAAAATTTTCATATTGATTAGAATTAATTGTATATAATCCAGCATATATTTGAGGTGTGATTTTTTTAAAACCTGGAAGAGGATATTTACAGGGATTTTTAGAAGAAGTTAAAGTATCTCCTACTGGAGCAGCTAATATATTTTTTATACCGCATATAATCCATCCTACTTCTCCGCATTTTAATTTATTTAAAGATATTTGTTTGGGTGTAAATATTCCAAGTTTTTCTACTTTATAATTTTTTTTTGAGCTCATTACTTGTATAGAAGATCCTTTTTTTAAAAATCCGTTTTTAATTCTTATTAAAGAAACTACTCCTAAATAATTATCAAACCATGAATCAATTATTATTGCTTGTAAAGGTTTATTTTGATTTCCTGTCGGAGAAGGAATTTTTTGTATAATTTTTTCTAATAAAAGATTAATGCCTAAACCTGTTTTTGCTGAACAAGAAATAGCATTTTTAGAAGAAATTCCAATAATATCTTCTATATCTTTCATAATTCGTTTAGAATCTGCATGCGGTAAATCAATTTTATTAATCACAGGAATAATTTTTATATTCATATTTAAAGCTGTATAACAGTTTTCTAGCGTTTGAGCTTCTATTCCTTGAGTAGCATCAATTACTAATAATGCTCCTTCACATGCTGATAAAGAACGTTTTACTTCGTAAGAGAAATTAACATGTCCTGGAGTATCAATAAAATTTAAATAATATTTTTTATTATTTTGAGCTGTATATGTTGTAGTAACTGTTTGAGCTTTAATAGTAATTCCTCTTTCTTTTTCTATATCCATTGTGTCTAGCATACGTGTAGATATTTCTCTTTTTTTTAAATTTCCGCAGATTTGAATTAATCTATCAGCTAGAGTAGATTTTCCATGATCTATATGTGCAATAATAGAAAAATTTCTTATTTTTTTCATTAATTTTTATATACCATAAATTATTTTAAATAAAT carries:
- a CDS encoding MBL fold metallo-hydrolase; the protein is MIKIKEIKILENNIVWILYKKNKCIIIDPGLSNPIINKLNQYKLTPIVVFITHLHNDHIQGLYKIIQYYPKILIITPKKIKNISKKNQIIICNVQKINILNNIFFIFPTPGHSENDISYFCYPYLFCGDILFSGGCGNTLNGGNSIKLYYSLQKIMQLPKNTIFFNSHQYTLSNLNFSHKFFKKDIFIQEYLMFMNKNYKKQKNYNSLIFEKKMNIFFRIKEKNLQEIINYWYKSDKEIEYFCNLRKIKDEF
- the rnhA gene encoding ribonuclease HI, whose amino-acid sequence is MKKFITVFTDGSCLGNPGPGGFCTIIKYQNIIKKISTGFILTTNNRMELMSVIIGLKKIKIASYIKINTDSQYVKNGITKWIQNWKKNNWLTKNKKKVKNIDLWKKLYKLVKYHIQIKWFWIKSHSGQKDNEKCDIEAKKSAKNPKRIDFGYIYNK
- the dnaQ gene encoding DNA polymerase III subunit epsilon codes for the protein MNIYNRKVVLDTETTGINSTGSVYLNHRIIEIGAVEIINRRITKNFFHVYLKPNRLIDKEAYKIHGISDKFLLDKPNFSEVYKKFIKYIKNSQLIIHNSKFDLSFLNYELSLLKKNIPEILNYCTVLDTLKLSRKIFPGKKNSLEALCKRYKVNYHRKLHSAILDAKLLAKVYLLMTSHQQSFFSIHSSSKLMSDVNSNCFLNKKNIIKYASAKENTRHVKYLKHMKNNGNCLWMKNSNK
- a CDS encoding nucleotide exchange factor GrpE encodes the protein MNVKKNKKNKNISNKNSTCLEIKNTLLLLTKKYKKLKNKLLNIQQNNQILFNKCNTQIYKKIDLVHKFSLEKIIISILPILDSLEIACQSIKNFPEYNKIYQKLLKNNIFFINILLKNNIKIIDTTNIPFDPAIHQAMFLKSTKSVQKNYVVEVMQKGYLLHNRLLRPAMVSVSSD
- the smpB gene encoding SsrA-binding protein SmpB; this translates as MIKKKKQLNILFNKKAKFNFFIKKKFISGIVLYGWEVKSIRQGKIDISHSYVALRSNEIYLLNCEIQPLKTSTIIKNNFLIQKNRNIKLLLLRKEINFIASQVNKYKYTIIPISLFWKKSFCKLEIGLAIGKNLYDKRQSKKNKFLKRELSKNFKRFQC
- the tadA gene encoding tRNA adenosine(34) deaminase TadA, whose amino-acid sequence is MNEHWMKLALFLAKISFNQGEVPVGSVLVHLNKVISIGWNNSITNNDPTAHAEIIALRNGGKYLKNYRLLNTKLYVTLEPCIMCLGAILNSRINTLIIGASRKNNFKNILYDTNFIYSSNSFKIKIIKNILKDECSNLMKKFFINKR
- the acpS gene encoding holo-ACP synthase, producing the protein MKIIGIGIDILRIKRIKKILQTYKKNFLNKILSNKEHFFYKKSNRKIKFIIRSFVIKEATCKAMGTGMKNGISFKNIEIYYNKKKQLKINYLKNALYYKKKLRIQKSHISFTDEKKYAQAIVILES
- the era gene encoding GTPase Era; translation: MKKIKNQYCGKIIIIGNQNSGKSSLMNKLIGKKISITSKKKNTTRENILGIKTIKNYQFIYIDTPGFENKKNINIYKNLKLQNININNLKLVILVIDKIIWDINNSYLLNFFNKKNIPNLIVINKIDKIKKKSIILPFIKYLNEKFSQTKIIPVSSKTGDNIKILEKIIKKYIPINKHIFKKNQNNNYSLKFQIHEVIRETIMRYFGDELPYSCKIKIKSIKKNVKKEIIIHAEIYVLYLRQKKIFIGKNGKKIKLCSVISKQKIEKILNTKVHLFIWIRNIKKDLI
- the rnc gene encoding ribonuclease III, with the protein product MDYSETKKVQKIIGYVYTKKELLKQALTHRSSGINHNERLEFLGDSILSFVIATALYKFFPDVNEGDMSRMRATLVRGHTLAKIAHEFELGEYLKLGQGELKSGGFRRESILANTVEAIIGSVFLDSNIKTIEKLILKWYKKRLEKISPGAAQKDSKTRLQEYLQSKHLPLPTYTVVQVYGEAHNQLFTVQCKILNISENLIGIGSSRRKAEQNSAQYALIKLGIE
- the lepB gene encoding signal peptidase I — encoded protein: MYNIFSTFFTLFIIFIGLVWTSKVIKNLYYRYHLTKKEYNDYKNSQEDSISNIFPILIFTFIFRFFIFEPFQIPSTSMLPSLFVGDYILVKKFAYNIINPFNQKILFNIAHPLRGDIVIFKYPYNTNLNFVKRIIGIPGDKVQYNPFTKQLSIYHKYNKYLYFMNLVTYKKFIKNTFQDKNILDLKNNIVVEEINNDNHYNILISKNRIDQEKFYYKQKLNKLGTWNIPDGYYFVMGDNRDNSSDSRYWGLVPEENIIGKVSMIWFSLEQNENEWPTGIRFYRIGQMIK
- the lepA gene encoding translation elongation factor 4 — encoded protein: MKKIRNFSIIAHIDHGKSTLADRLIQICGNLKKREISTRMLDTMDIEKERGITIKAQTVTTTYTAQNNKKYYLNFIDTPGHVNFSYEVKRSLSACEGALLVIDATQGIEAQTLENCYTALNMNIKIIPVINKIDLPHADSKRIMKDIEDIIGISSKNAISCSAKTGLGINLLLEKIIQKIPSPTGNQNKPLQAIIIDSWFDNYLGVVSLIRIKNGFLKKGSSIQVMSSKKNYKVEKLGIFTPKQISLNKLKCGEVGWIICGIKNILAAPVGDTLTSSKNPCKYPLPGFKKITPQIYAGLYTINSNQYENFRDALGKLSLNDASLFYEPENSSALGFGFKCGFLGILHMEIIQERLEREYNLNLISTPPTVIYEVKMVKDNQVLHINSPINFPQKGTYKEIREPIAECIILLPSKYIGNIISLCIEKRGIQKKMVYHTHQISLTYDIPMSEIVLNFFDQIKSVSSGYASLEYKFKKFKKSNLVCLNILINNQKVDALSIITHEKKCLRKGKEIIEKMKNIIPRQQFDILIQASVKNKIIARATIKQLRKNVLSKCYGGDISRKKKLLNKQKLGKKKMKKIGNINLPKEAFFSVLNINKNS